From Campylobacter suis, a single genomic window includes:
- a CDS encoding exodeoxyribonuclease III: MKLISWNVNGLRAVVAKDGFAWLENFGADFVCLQEIKVKDADVPNQMYKLGFADISVNSGERAGYSGVMSLSKIDMHTQKSVFFDDNEGRVLEHRFGNVVLFNIYFPNGQKDDERLEYKMKFYENFLKYINELTASGKDVIFCGDVNTAHKEIDLKNPKANSKTSGFLPIEREWIDRVIQSGFIDTFRYINGDKSDAYSWWSYRFNARAKNVGWRIDYFFISASLKEHLKDAFILPDIMGSDHCPVGIEIEI, translated from the coding sequence TTGAAACTAATTAGCTGGAATGTAAATGGACTTCGAGCCGTGGTTGCAAAGGATGGATTTGCTTGGCTTGAAAATTTTGGTGCGGATTTTGTTTGTTTGCAAGAGATAAAGGTTAAAGATGCTGATGTGCCAAATCAGATGTATAAGCTCGGTTTTGCTGATATTAGCGTAAATTCAGGCGAGAGAGCTGGGTATTCTGGTGTGATGAGTTTGAGTAAAATTGATATGCATACGCAAAAATCTGTCTTTTTTGACGATAATGAAGGGCGAGTTTTAGAGCATAGATTTGGCAATGTGGTACTTTTTAATATCTATTTTCCAAATGGGCAAAAGGATGATGAGCGGTTAGAATATAAGATGAAGTTTTATGAAAATTTTTTAAAATACATAAATGAGCTTACTGCAAGTGGCAAGGATGTGATATTTTGCGGCGATGTTAATACTGCCCACAAAGAGATAGATTTAAAAAACCCAAAGGCAAATTCTAAAACTTCTGGCTTTTTACCTATCGAGCGTGAGTGGATAGATAGAGTCATACAAAGTGGTTTTATAGACACATTTCGCTACATTAATGGCGATAAGAGTGATGCTTACTCGTGGTGGAGCTACCGCTTTAATGCAAGGGCAAAAAATGTTGGCTGGAGGATTGATTATTTTTTCATATCAGCTAGCTTAAAAGAGCATCTAAAAGATGCCTTTATTTTGCCTGATATAATGGGAAGTGATCACTGCCCTGTTGGTATCGAGATAGAAATTTAG
- a CDS encoding diacylglycerol kinase, with the protein MRNQPRYKFFKNWGYAMAGFRDIFKNESSFRIELYTFLLGFCLLFVLNFGLLINLFLIFSMILVLVCECINSAIERVVDLASPDLHPLAGAVKDAASTGVMFCNILCATLWIYAILVKFGAL; encoded by the coding sequence GTGAGAAATCAACCAAGATATAAATTCTTTAAAAACTGGGGCTATGCGATGGCTGGATTTAGGGATATTTTTAAAAACGAGAGTAGTTTTAGGATTGAGCTATATACTTTTTTACTTGGTTTTTGCTTGCTTTTTGTCTTAAATTTTGGGTTGTTAATAAATTTATTTTTGATTTTTTCTATGATTTTAGTTTTAGTTTGCGAGTGTATAAACTCAGCTATAGAGCGAGTAGTCGATCTAGCAAGCCCAGACTTACACCCTTTAGCTGGTGCGGTAAAAGATGCAGCAAGTACTGGTGTAATGTTTTGCAATATCCTCTGCGCAACACTTTGGATATATGCTATACTTGTAAAATTTGGTGCGTTATGA
- a CDS encoding replication/maintenance protein RepL, producing the protein MSERERLIFAALLGEKKLEILEFLLQNSDENGFVSTTVNEICTKLNVSKPTTINTLKLLESKKIFERVKNGIYRFRM; encoded by the coding sequence ATGAGTGAGAGAGAAAGGCTGATTTTTGCTGCTCTTCTTGGCGAAAAAAAGCTTGAAATTTTGGAGTTTTTGCTACAAAATAGTGATGAAAATGGCTTTGTAAGCACTACCGTAAATGAAATTTGCACAAAGCTAAATGTCAGCAAGCCAACCACTATAAACACACTAAAGCTTCTTGAAAGTAAGAAAATTTTTGAAAGAGTAAAAAACGGAATTTATCGTTTCCGAATGTAA
- the prfA gene encoding peptide chain release factor 1, with protein sequence MLASKLQPFLDRYNEISTLLSDPGIITDIEKMTKLSKEQSSLEAIKDAASEYLQILNDIEENKNLLDDAELGELAKEELKNAQLRKEELEGEIKILLLPKDPNDDKNIFLEIRAGTGGDEAALFVGDLFNAYIRYAELRGWKFEIVSQSEGSVGGFKEIILLVKGAGAYSRMKFEGGTHRVQRVPETESQGRVHTSAVTVAIMPEVEDSEVQIAEKDLRIDVMRSSGHGGQSVNTTDSAVRITHIPTGIVVTNQDGKSQHKNKEAAMKVLKARLYEMQEQERLEKEMSERKSQVGTGDRSGRIRTYNFPQNRISDHRINLTLYRLDAIMAAGLFDEIIEPLIAHHQSEALLAAGL encoded by the coding sequence ATGCTAGCCAGCAAACTCCAGCCGTTTTTGGATCGCTATAATGAAATCTCTACGCTTTTAAGCGATCCAGGTATTATTACAGATATAGAAAAGATGACCAAGCTCTCAAAAGAGCAGTCATCGCTTGAGGCGATAAAGGATGCGGCTAGCGAATATCTTCAAATTTTAAACGATATAGAAGAGAATAAAAATCTACTCGATGATGCCGAACTTGGCGAGCTTGCAAAAGAGGAGCTTAAAAATGCTCAACTACGCAAAGAGGAGCTTGAAGGCGAGATAAAAATTTTACTTCTTCCAAAAGATCCAAATGATGATAAAAATATATTTCTAGAGATTCGCGCTGGTACTGGTGGAGATGAGGCTGCTCTTTTTGTGGGCGACTTGTTTAACGCATATATACGATATGCCGAGCTTCGCGGATGGAAATTTGAGATAGTAAGTCAAAGCGAAGGTAGTGTGGGGGGGTTTAAAGAGATTATCTTGCTCGTTAAGGGTGCTGGCGCATACTCTCGTATGAAATTTGAAGGCGGAACACATAGGGTTCAGCGTGTTCCAGAGACTGAAAGTCAAGGTAGGGTACATACTTCCGCTGTTACTGTGGCTATTATGCCAGAGGTTGAAGATAGTGAGGTTCAGATTGCTGAGAAAGATCTTCGTATAGATGTTATGCGTAGTTCAGGTCATGGCGGACAGTCTGTAAATACTACCGATAGTGCTGTTCGTATCACGCATATACCGACTGGTATTGTTGTAACAAACCAAGATGGAAAAAGTCAGCATAAAAATAAAGAGGCTGCGATGAAAGTTCTAAAAGCTAGGCTTTATGAGATGCAAGAGCAAGAGCGCCTTGAAAAAGAGATGAGTGAGCGAAAAAGTCAGGTAGGTACTGGAGATAGAAGTGGTCGTATTCGTACATACAACTTCCCACAAAACCGCATAAGCGACCACCGCATAAACTTAACACTTTACCGTCTTGACGCCATAATGGCAGCTGGGCTGTTTGATGAGATTATTGAGCCACTTATCGCACATCATCAAAGTGAAGCTTTACTGGCAGCTGGTCTTTAA
- the rpsT gene encoding 30S ribosomal protein S20 yields the protein MANHKSAEKRARQTIKRTERNRFYRTRLKNITKAVVVAVDAKDLNAATEALKVANKSLHSFVSKGFLKKQTASRRVGRLAKLVNTLKIA from the coding sequence ATGGCAAATCACAAATCTGCTGAAAAAAGAGCTAGACAGACTATTAAGAGAACTGAGAGAAACAGATTTTACCGCACAAGACTTAAAAATATAACAAAAGCTGTAGTGGTAGCTGTTGATGCAAAAGACCTAAATGCTGCAACTGAAGCACTAAAAGTAGCAAACAAGAGTCTTCATAGCTTTGTAAGCAAAGGCTTTTTGAAAAAGCAAACAGCTTCACGCCGTGTAGGTCGTTTAGCTAAACTCGTAAATACTCTAAAAATCGCATAA
- the glmM gene encoding phosphoglucosamine mutase, translating to MKLFGTDGVRGKAGEKLSAQTAMRLAMAAGIYFRKDSSTNTILVGKDTRKSGYMIETAIVAGLTAVGYNVLQIGPMPTPAVAFLTEDMRCDAGIMISASHNPYYDNGIKFFNHNGDKLEEDIEREIEKIYFDDEAIKNAQKTMEAIGANKRIDDVIGRYIVQIKNSFPKELNLKKLRVVLDVANGAAYKVAPTVFSELGADVIVLNRQPNGSNINQNCGALHPEELADEVKRLRADIGFAFDGDADRLVVIDDNGAIVHGDALLGTLGVFLHEQKMLKGGGVVATIMSNAALEDHLTKHKIKLFRANVGDKYVLELMKKEGINFGGEQSGHVIFSDFAKTGDGLVTAMQVVAMLLKKDKKASEIFSALTPYPQILLNLKITEKKPLESITGLKEFEESLKKDNIRSLFRYSGTENLIRLLLEGKNQALVEKRMDEVEKFFTKALNA from the coding sequence ATGAAACTATTTGGCACTGATGGCGTTCGTGGCAAAGCTGGAGAAAAACTCTCTGCTCAAACCGCTATGAGGCTTGCTATGGCAGCTGGAATTTACTTTCGCAAAGATAGCTCAACAAATACAATCTTAGTCGGTAAAGATACAAGAAAAAGCGGATATATGATAGAAACGGCTATCGTGGCTGGTCTTACAGCGGTCGGATATAATGTCTTACAGATAGGTCCTATGCCTACACCAGCGGTTGCATTTTTGACTGAAGATATGCGCTGTGATGCTGGTATAATGATAAGCGCAAGTCATAATCCTTATTACGATAATGGCATTAAATTTTTTAATCACAATGGCGATAAACTAGAAGAGGATATCGAGCGTGAGATAGAAAAAATTTACTTTGATGATGAGGCTATCAAAAATGCTCAAAAAACTATGGAAGCAATAGGCGCAAACAAGCGTATAGACGATGTTATCGGAAGATACATAGTGCAGATAAAAAACTCTTTTCCAAAAGAGTTAAATCTTAAAAAATTGCGTGTTGTTCTTGATGTGGCAAACGGGGCTGCATACAAGGTAGCTCCTACTGTATTTAGCGAGCTTGGGGCTGATGTTATAGTCTTAAACAGGCAGCCAAATGGCTCAAATATTAACCAAAACTGCGGAGCCTTACACCCAGAAGAGCTAGCCGATGAAGTAAAGCGTTTACGCGCTGACATAGGCTTTGCTTTTGATGGAGATGCTGATAGGCTGGTTGTTATTGATGATAATGGCGCTATCGTGCATGGAGATGCCTTGCTTGGGACACTTGGGGTATTTTTACACGAACAAAAGATGTTAAAAGGTGGTGGTGTAGTGGCAACGATAATGAGTAATGCCGCACTTGAAGATCATTTAACAAAGCATAAAATAAAGCTATTTAGGGCAAATGTCGGGGATAAATATGTCCTTGAGCTTATGAAAAAAGAGGGGATAAATTTTGGTGGAGAGCAAAGTGGGCATGTGATATTTAGCGACTTTGCTAAAACTGGCGACGGACTGGTAACAGCCATGCAAGTAGTTGCAATGTTGCTTAAAAAAGATAAAAAAGCTAGCGAAATTTTCTCTGCTCTCACACCATATCCACAAATTTTACTAAATTTAAAGATAACTGAGAAAAAGCCACTTGAAAGCATAACTGGACTTAAAGAGTTTGAAGAGAGCCTAAAAAAAGATAACATACGCTCGCTTTTTCGCTACTCTGGTACAGAAAATTTAATCCGCCTACTTTTAGAAGGCAAAAACCAAGCTCTGGTTGAAAAACGCATGGATGAAGTTGAGAAATTTTTTACAAAAGCCTTAAATGCGTAA
- the lspA gene encoding signal peptidase II, producing MRKILAVFALTFIVVFIIDQAIKWAYVQGYGRYDGEYFSLILTYNKGVAFSMFAFLGENLKFIQLSLLLFAFAYLIYEREILSSHAVAIGMIFGAGSSNVLDRFIHGGVVDYVFWHKWFEFAVFNFADVMIDIGVVLILWQSWRAKKVAKF from the coding sequence ATGCGTAAAATTTTAGCTGTTTTTGCACTTACTTTTATAGTCGTTTTTATCATCGACCAAGCGATAAAGTGGGCATATGTGCAAGGTTATGGGCGCTATGATGGAGAGTATTTTTCGCTTATTTTGACATACAACAAGGGTGTGGCATTTTCGATGTTTGCTTTTTTGGGTGAAAATCTAAAATTTATCCAGCTATCTTTGCTATTGTTTGCATTTGCTTACCTTATATATGAGCGAGAAATTTTAAGCTCCCATGCAGTTGCGATTGGTATGATATTTGGCGCCGGAAGCTCAAATGTTCTTGACCGCTTTATACATGGCGGTGTTGTAGACTATGTTTTTTGGCACAAATGGTTTGAGTTTGCGGTATTTAACTTTGCTGATGTGATGATAGATATCGGCGTAGTTTTGATACTTTGGCAAAGTTGGCGTGCAAAAAAAGTTGCTAAATTTTAA
- a CDS encoding NINE protein, whose translation MLNNVFVAYGLWFFLGWLGAHRLYLGRFISGFMQMALFFLGSATYWFFFIGFIPWVIWGIWWLCDVFLTGKIVDENLLKQNMKNELKNKSLADDLRLLYEMFERGEITKAEFEARKEILFR comes from the coding sequence ATGTTGAATAATGTGTTCGTTGCTTATGGGCTTTGGTTTTTTCTTGGATGGTTAGGGGCGCATAGGCTTTATCTTGGCAGATTTATTAGTGGTTTTATGCAAATGGCACTATTTTTCTTAGGCTCTGCAACCTATTGGTTTTTTTTCATTGGATTTATACCGTGGGTGATTTGGGGGATATGGTGGCTTTGCGATGTCTTTTTAACAGGCAAGATAGTTGATGAAAATTTACTAAAACAAAATATGAAAAATGAGCTAAAAAATAAGTCTTTGGCTGATGACCTACGCCTACTTTACGAGATGTTTGAGCGCGGGGAAATCACAAAGGCTGAGTTTGAAGCTAGAAAAGAAATTTTATTTAGGTAA
- a CDS encoding CopD family protein, with amino-acid sequence MSEILVEYYSYFRFAHYIFFVSWMAMLFYQPRLYVYHAENMDKPEFVKVVEVMEYKMYHYIGWIALIGSFVTGALIILAIPDLLKSGYVHVKLTTVIVMAIYHLDLGRYMRLLKEKRCTKDGMFFRAYNEVPTVAMIVIIWMIVFKPF; translated from the coding sequence ATGTCAGAAATTCTTGTCGAATACTACAGTTATTTTCGATTTGCGCACTACATTTTTTTCGTTTCGTGGATGGCGATGCTCTTTTATCAGCCAAGACTTTATGTCTATCACGCCGAAAATATGGATAAGCCAGAGTTTGTTAAAGTAGTTGAAGTGATGGAGTACAAGATGTATCACTACATCGGCTGGATAGCGCTGATTGGCTCATTTGTAACAGGTGCGCTTATCATCCTTGCTATACCAGATCTTTTAAAGTCAGGATATGTGCATGTTAAGCTTACAACCGTTATTGTGATGGCGATATACCATCTTGATCTTGGCAGATATATGCGTCTTTTAAAAGAAAAGCGCTGTACAAAAGATGGAATGTTTTTCCGTGCTTACAACGAAGTGCCAACGGTCGCGATGATAGTCATTATATGGATGATAGTCTTTAAGCCATTTTAA
- a CDS encoding CsgG/HfaB family protein, with translation MSIKTYAKVALLASLVLFSGCASEKSRAVETPKLKSAQTVYHGEKHTVSVGRFNNQSSYQNGIFSDGEDRLGNQASTILITNLRDSGRFNVLERTNMKILKEENALSKTNANFKGAKYVITGDVTEFGRKTVGDMQLWGILGKGKTQVAYAKVNLNVVSAATAEVVYSAQGAGEYELSNREIIGFGGTAGYDSTLNGKVLSLAIREAVDNLVNGLESGAWSVK, from the coding sequence ATGAGTATAAAAACCTATGCCAAAGTCGCACTTCTTGCATCTTTAGTTCTTTTTTCTGGTTGTGCGTCTGAAAAGTCAAGAGCTGTTGAAACTCCAAAACTAAAATCAGCCCAAACTGTATATCATGGCGAGAAACACACTGTTTCAGTAGGAAGGTTTAACAACCAATCATCTTATCAAAATGGAATTTTTAGCGATGGAGAGGATAGGCTTGGCAACCAAGCCAGCACGATACTCATAACAAATTTGCGAGATAGTGGTAGATTTAATGTCTTAGAGCGCACAAATATGAAAATCCTAAAAGAGGAAAATGCACTAAGCAAAACCAATGCAAATTTTAAAGGTGCAAAGTATGTTATCACTGGTGATGTGACAGAATTTGGCAGAAAAACTGTCGGAGACATGCAACTTTGGGGCATACTAGGCAAAGGTAAAACACAAGTAGCATATGCAAAGGTCAATCTAAATGTAGTGAGCGCAGCTACTGCGGAAGTTGTTTATTCTGCTCAGGGAGCTGGTGAATATGAACTAAGCAACCGTGAGATAATTGGCTTTGGTGGCACAGCAGGTTATGACTCTACGCTAAATGGCAAAGTTTTAAGCCTTGCTATAAGAGAAGCTGTTGATAATCTAGTAAATGGTCTTGAAAGTGGTGCTTGGTCAGTAAAATGA
- a CDS encoding DUF4810 domain-containing protein: protein MIYKKALLAAATVIVFAGCGASSTPPLYHWDGSYSSSLYSYINDEYSPQEQISILEKSVQDAYTKNAKVPPGLYAHLGLLYSNLGNTKQMQGYFAKEVELYPEAKNYIEFLLTQNKTKKAEK, encoded by the coding sequence ATGATATACAAAAAAGCCTTGCTAGCAGCCGCTACAGTGATTGTTTTTGCGGGTTGTGGCGCTTCATCAACTCCGCCACTTTATCACTGGGACGGCTCATATTCATCGTCACTTTACAGCTATATAAATGACGAATACAGTCCACAAGAGCAAATTTCTATACTAGAAAAATCCGTGCAAGATGCATATACAAAAAATGCAAAAGTCCCACCTGGGCTTTACGCACATCTTGGGCTTTTGTACTCAAATTTAGGAAATACAAAACAGATGCAAGGCTACTTTGCAAAAGAGGTTGAGCTGTATCCAGAGGCTAAAAATTACATTGAGTTTTTGCTAACACAAAACAAGACGAAAAAGGCAGAAAAATGA
- a CDS encoding DUF799 domain-containing protein, whose translation MKILQAIFLSFISLFFVACASPKSYDYSNFMQSNPRSILVLMPTNETTEIRASSAVISNSLAPLAEAGYYVFPMALVYETFKANGISEPSEIAQVPISKLKKIFNPDAVLYINVTQYGTSYQLINSKTAVSLYAKLIDANTANTLWEKSITAQQDSSSGNSSLLGMVISAMITQIANTISDKGYEMSAQAASMLFARDCYDCLLRGSYSPKYRQDLQIIKQY comes from the coding sequence ATGAAAATTTTGCAAGCTATATTTTTATCATTTATCTCGCTATTTTTCGTTGCTTGCGCTTCGCCAAAGAGTTATGATTATTCAAATTTTATGCAAAGTAACCCTCGCTCAATCCTAGTTTTAATGCCAACAAACGAAACTACCGAGATAAGGGCGTCATCAGCAGTTATCTCAAACTCACTAGCGCCTCTTGCGGAAGCCGGATACTATGTGTTTCCTATGGCTTTAGTTTATGAAACATTTAAAGCAAATGGCATAAGTGAGCCAAGCGAAATAGCCCAAGTTCCGATATCAAAACTAAAGAAAATTTTTAATCCAGATGCCGTTTTATATATAAATGTAACGCAATACGGCACATCTTACCAGCTTATAAACAGCAAAACAGCTGTCTCTCTTTACGCAAAGCTAATTGATGCAAATACCGCAAACACGCTTTGGGAAAAGAGTATAACCGCACAGCAAGACTCAAGCAGTGGCAACTCTAGCCTACTTGGGATGGTGATCTCTGCGATGATAACGCAAATAGCAAATACAATATCAGACAAAGGATACGAAATGTCGGCACAAGCGGCATCTATGCTATTTGCCAGGGACTGCTATGACTGCTTGTTGCGTGGGAGCTACTCGCCAAAATACAGACAAGATTTGCAAATAATAAAACAGTATTAG
- the proC gene encoding pyrroline-5-carboxylate reductase — protein MKIGFIGAGNMGSAMISALFAKNNAEKVVVFARSKTDEMVQKFGVMAVNDEIEVVKNSDMIFLATKPNIYEKFLNLIKNELKDKILITLAPNFTISQSLEILGKTAKVVRAMPNTPTAIAQGVSAISFSTNLSKTEQDKIMEIFQNFGRVYELDEAKFGAFTAIAGSLPAYVFMFIEAVADAGVKNAISREQAYEIIAASVAGSANLMLESKKHPAVLKDEVCSPGGTTIEAVSVLEKMGFRSALIEAVQACSKKANGR, from the coding sequence ATGAAAATAGGCTTTATAGGTGCTGGAAATATGGGCTCTGCGATGATCTCAGCTCTTTTTGCAAAAAATAATGCAGAAAAAGTGGTAGTTTTTGCTCGTAGTAAAACAGATGAGATGGTGCAGAAATTTGGCGTTATGGCTGTTAATGATGAGATAGAAGTTGTCAAAAACTCAGATATGATTTTTTTAGCAACCAAGCCAAATATATATGAAAAATTTTTAAATCTGATAAAAAATGAGCTAAAAGATAAAATTTTAATCACACTCGCACCAAATTTTACTATCTCACAAAGTTTAGAAATTTTGGGCAAAACTGCCAAAGTAGTAAGAGCCATGCCAAACACGCCAACAGCCATAGCACAAGGCGTAAGTGCTATAAGCTTTAGTACAAATTTATCAAAAACCGAGCAAGATAAGATAATGGAAATTTTTCAAAACTTTGGCAGAGTTTATGAGCTAGATGAGGCTAAATTTGGAGCATTTACGGCGATCGCTGGAAGTTTGCCCGCCTACGTTTTTATGTTTATCGAAGCGGTGGCTGATGCTGGGGTAAAAAACGCCATTTCAAGAGAGCAGGCTTACGAGATAATCGCTGCAAGCGTGGCAGGATCTGCAAATTTAATGCTAGAAAGCAAAAAGCATCCAGCCGTGCTAAAAGATGAGGTTTGCTCACCAGGCGGCACGACGATAGAAGCTGTTTCTGTGCTTGAAAAAATGGGTTTTCGCTCAGCTTTGATCGAAGCTGTTCAAGCTTGTTCTAAAAAAGCAAATGGTAGATAG
- a CDS encoding restriction endonuclease, giving the protein MIPNFKEMMFPILEFLGKKGSANRQEIIGFVADFFKFSEEDKKEKTSNGTVTYVNRADWAVAYLANNKRILELPKSKILAKKTDGMRGRYEITESGKKLLSQKNAEQKFQNWYQDVYGAKISLSKNTANQDDEKTPIENILSISNELTQNLKSQILNEISSKNPRFFEFFVLLLLEKIGYGVGKLTKNGSDGGIDGIIDEDELGLSKVYIQAKNWQGSVSRPEIQKFVGAISDKATKKGIFITTSNFTKEAISYANGIQSHTISLIDGDRLSELAIKYKIGIQIRQNIEICDIDTDFFDNIV; this is encoded by the coding sequence ATGATACCAAATTTCAAAGAGATGATGTTTCCTATTTTAGAGTTTTTGGGTAAAAAAGGGAGTGCAAATAGACAAGAGATCATAGGATTTGTTGCTGATTTTTTTAAATTTAGCGAAGAAGATAAAAAAGAAAAAACATCAAATGGCACAGTAACTTATGTAAATCGTGCCGATTGGGCTGTGGCTTATTTGGCAAATAATAAGCGAATTTTAGAGTTACCTAAGTCAAAAATATTGGCTAAAAAAACAGATGGTATGCGTGGAAGATATGAGATAACCGAGTCTGGCAAAAAGCTATTAAGCCAAAAAAATGCTGAGCAGAAATTTCAAAACTGGTATCAAGATGTTTATGGTGCAAAAATTTCTCTTAGTAAAAATACAGCAAATCAAGATGATGAAAAAACTCCGATAGAAAATATTTTGTCTATATCAAACGAGCTTACTCAAAATTTAAAATCACAAATTTTAAATGAAATTTCATCTAAAAATCCAAGATTTTTTGAATTTTTTGTTTTATTGCTACTTGAAAAAATTGGCTATGGTGTCGGCAAGCTAACCAAAAATGGCTCTGATGGTGGGATAGATGGTATTATCGATGAAGATGAGCTGGGGCTTTCTAAGGTCTATATACAGGCTAAAAATTGGCAAGGCAGTGTTTCTAGGCCAGAAATACAAAAATTTGTTGGAGCAATATCTGACAAAGCAACCAAAAAGGGCATTTTTATCACAACTTCAAATTTTACAAAAGAGGCAATTTCTTATGCAAATGGGATACAAAGCCACACTATAAGTTTGATAGACGGAGATAGGCTGTCTGAATTAGCTATCAAATACAAAATTGGCATACAAATTCGTCAAAATATTGAAATTTGCGATATAGATACAGACTTTTTTGATAATATTGTTTAA
- a CDS encoding glutamate-5-semialdehyde dehydrogenase: MSEILNLAKQANLAKQELKSLKTTCKNEILNAVANELMAKKEWIIKQNSKDIKAGLDSGLSEALLDRLRLNDARIATMAQGVAQVASLGDPIGEMLGGWKHQNGLSIQKVRVPLGVIGVIYESRPNVSIDVATLALKSQNAVILRGSASALHSNIALCELFNETGAKFGLPKGAVALLKDSERASVNEMIRLNGLIDVLIPRGGKGLKEFIVQNATIPVIETGAGVCHIFIDESASVSEAVKIIKNAKTQRPSVCNAVECVLMHEKIADKMMSELVGELSDVELRLDEKIYDNFSGHKNVKKAESSDFGAEFLDMILAVKVVSGLDEAINHINAHSSGHSDAILSKNYENVEKFLNAVDSAVVYANASTRFSDGGEFGFGGEIGISTQKLHARGPMGLRELTTYKYIVRGEGQVR, encoded by the coding sequence ATGAGTGAGATACTAAACCTAGCAAAGCAGGCAAATTTAGCAAAACAAGAGCTAAAAAGTCTAAAAACGACTTGCAAAAATGAAATTTTAAACGCCGTAGCAAACGAGCTTATGGCAAAAAAAGAGTGGATAATTAAGCAAAACTCAAAAGACATTAAGGCAGGCCTTGACTCTGGGCTAAGTGAGGCGTTGCTTGATAGGCTAAGATTAAATGACGCCAGGATTGCTACTATGGCACAAGGCGTAGCACAAGTGGCAAGCCTAGGCGATCCCATAGGCGAGATGCTAGGCGGCTGGAAACACCAAAATGGACTTAGCATACAAAAGGTGCGAGTGCCGCTTGGGGTTATCGGCGTGATATATGAGAGCCGCCCAAATGTCAGCATAGATGTCGCAACCCTTGCTCTAAAAAGCCAAAATGCCGTGATCCTTAGAGGATCAGCCAGCGCCTTGCACTCAAACATCGCTTTGTGCGAGCTGTTTAACGAAACGGGGGCAAAATTTGGACTGCCAAAAGGTGCGGTCGCTTTGCTAAAAGATAGTGAGCGAGCAAGCGTGAATGAGATGATAAGGCTAAACGGGCTTATAGATGTGCTTATACCGCGCGGCGGCAAGGGACTAAAAGAGTTTATCGTGCAAAACGCCACCATCCCAGTCATCGAAACGGGGGCTGGTGTGTGTCATATCTTTATCGATGAGAGTGCGAGTGTAAGCGAGGCAGTAAAGATAATCAAAAACGCCAAAACTCAGCGACCAAGCGTTTGCAATGCCGTAGAGTGCGTGCTAATGCACGAAAAAATCGCAGATAAGATGATGAGCGAGCTAGTAGGTGAACTTAGCGATGTAGAGCTTAGGCTGGATGAAAAAATTTATGATAATTTTAGCGGGCATAAAAATGTCAAAAAGGCTGAGAGCTCGGACTTTGGGGCAGAGTTTTTAGATATGATTTTAGCGGTTAAAGTGGTGAGTGGCTTAGATGAGGCGATAAATCACATAAACGCTCACTCTAGCGGACACTCTGACGCGATTTTAAGTAAAAACTATGAGAATGTGGAGAAATTTTTAAATGCAGTCGATAGCGCGGTGGTCTATGCAAATGCTTCGACTAGGTTTAGCGATGGCGGTGAGTTTGGATTTGGCGGGGAGATAGGCATAAGCACGCAAAAACTTCACGCCAGAGGTCCGATGGGACTAAGAGAGCTAACGACTTATAAATACATCGTGCGTGGCGAAGGACAGGTGAGGTGA